The genome window ACCGCTGTCACGCGCCCCACCGCGGCCGCCAGCCGGTGCTGGCCGGACACCGGGCATGCAGCGATTCCGCTTGCCACGGCGGCGGCGCGCCGCCGGCAATGGCCGCGTGCGACGGATGCCACGCGCTCGGACGCGCCGCGGCGCGCGACCGCGCGGCCGCCGCCGAACCGTGGTCGGTGCGCGCGCGGTTTCGTCATGCGGGCCACGACGGCGCGTGCGATGCGTGCCATCGCATCGATGCAACGGCCCCCGAGGGCGTAGCGGCGCCCGCCAAAGCAGCCTGCGCGCCCTGTCACGACGGCGTCATCGCATTCAAGATGACCGGCCACGGCTGCAAGCGCTGCCACGGGAAGTGATACAACGCGACGTCATGCCCCGTACCATCGCCTTCGCGTTTGCATGCGCGCTGGTCGGCGCCTCGGCGCCCGCCGCCGCTCAGATCGTCAACGTGCAGTCGCTTCTGGCCGACGAACCGCCTGAGGGCCTATCCGGGTCGATCACCGCCAGCGCCGATTGGCGAACCGGCAACACCAATCTGCTCGCGCTCGCTGCCGCTCCACTCGTGCGGTTCCGCAGCGGCGACCACGTCGCGCTCGCGACGTGGCGCGGCGAGCTGCGCCAGAACAAGTCAGCGCCGGACGCGGACTTCACCACGATTGTCAAAAAGTCGTTCGCCCACGTGCGCTACCGCTACCGCGTGCGCCCGCGCGTGGTCGCCGAGGCGTTCGGCCAACACGTGTTCGACGAATTCCGCCGATTGCGGCTGCGCGTGGTCGCGGGCGCCGGCCCGAAGTTCGACGTGGTCGCGACCGGCCCGCTGCGGCTGTCAGTCGCCGTCGCCTACATGATCGAAATCGAAGAACTCAACGACGGCTACATCGACCCCGACAACGACCCGCCGTCGGCCAGCGGCATACACCACCGCGCGTCATCCTACGTCGTCGCGAGCTACCATCTCGACGACCGCGTCACGATCGCCAACACGATGTATGCGCAACCTCGGCTCGACGATCCGAGCGACATCCGCCTGCTCGATGACCTCGCGCTCGTCGTCAAGCTCGGCGACTCCGTGGCGATCACGACGGCGCTGTCGCTGTCGTACGATTCGCACCCGCCGACCGACGACCCCGCCGACCCAGCCACCGTGTCGGCGGTCGAAGCATTCGATTCGGCGCTGTCGTCGTCGCTCACCGTGTCGTTCTGACGCTGGCGAGGTCGCGCAGGCGGCCGCCGCTCGCGGTCAAAACGGCCACAGGTTCCACAAAAAGTACGCCGCCGCCAGCGCCGCGGCGGTCGCGGCCCACCCCGCCAGCAGGTGCAACCACCGTTCCGGCACCGGCGCGCGCCGCCAGCCAAGCGCCGCGTACGCAGCCGCCGCGGCGACCGCCGCGCCGCCGGCGCCCCACAACAACATCCCGTAGTAGCCGATCGGCACCGCGCCGGCGGGTCGCGGCGCGATCGCCCATCCGCCCCCCGGCGTGTAAATTGGTTTCGGCAGCGGGCCGAAATCCGACGCGACGTAGGCGACGCAAAACCCGATGACGCCGGCACACGCGGCCACGAACACGCGCTGATACCGCGGCACCCGGTCACCTCGTGAGCTTGAACAGCAGCGCGGCTACCGTGGCGAGCAGCACGACGGCGAGTCCGCGCCGCAGCGTCCGCGCGGGCAGCGTGCGGGTGAGGTTCGCGCCGACCTGGGCGGCGAGCGCGGCGCCGACCATCAGCGGGATCACCAGCCCGAGGTGGATCGTCCGGTAGTGCGCGTGCTGCACCGTGGCGAGCACGGCGACGGCCAACACGATCAAAATCCCCGAACCGGCGGCGCGCCGGATGTGGAAGCCGAAGCCGTAGAGCAAGATCGGAATCATCATGATGCCGCCGCCGATGCCCAACAAGCCGGCGAGCACGCCGTTGGCCAACCCGGTATACGCGACCGCGGGCGCCGATACGCGGCGCAGCCCGGCCGCGGGAAGATCGATATACGGTGGCAGGCGTATGCGCGCGAGCGGTCCGGGCTGGACCTCCTCGTCCACGCCCGGCGTCGTCTTACACCACAAGACATATGCCAGCACCGTGAACGACACGGCGTACACGCCGCTGACGACGGCGCGCTGCACGGCGAGCGGCTTGCCGGCGACGACGACCGTGCCCATCCCCTCCATCGCCAACAGCAACCGCGTCCCCGCGTCGACGCCCACGAGGCTCCCCGCCAGCGCGATCGCGTCGAATCGCCACTCGGCGAGCCCCAGCTTGCGGTAGCGCAAGAACGCCGCCAGACCGGTCGCGATCGTCTGGCACAGCGCCGCACCAACCGCGAACGGCAGCGGAATTCCCAATGCCACGTGCATCAGCGGCACCATCAGGAAGCCGCCGCCGACCCCGAACATCCCGGCGACCACGCCGACGCCGGCACCCAAGGCCGTGACGGCGGCGACCGACACGACGTGACCATCGAGAACCAGCGTCATGCCGTATCAGATCGTGTAGTCGACCATCGGCCGGTCGGGCGGGGGCTCGCCGCCGCGAGCGCCGCGCCGCCGGTCGATGCGATCGAACACCCACGCGCTCGCGACCCCCCACACGGCGGGGATCGCGAGACACGCAAACAGGTACAGCCAGAAATTCCAGTCGCGGCCGTCCACGGCCGCCCTAGCCTACCCCAGGGACCGGCCGTTCCTGAATACCGCGAGCCGGCTGCCGCGCCCACGCACCTCGCGCAGCGGTACTCCCCACGACCTCGGTGCCGCAAGGCTCCTACGTGGCGGCGGCGCGGCTGGGATGCCATGGGAGTCGTGTGAGGCGCACTGCGCTCGCGGACAGCCCGGCCGCCGTCAGTTGCCGGCGGTCGGCCGATCGTCGAACGGCACGACGGCTGCGGTGAAGTTGACGTAGAAGTACCACCCCCTGGTCGTGCCGTCGGGGCCGACGTCGCGGTCGTCGCCGATCGGATTGCCCGCGGTGACGTCGCACGAGCCCGGCGCGATCCCGCCCGCGAGGACCTCGGCCAGCGTCTTGCCGCCGATGAGCAACACGCTGTCGGGAATCGTCGCGGCCGCCGCGTCCGACTCGGACACGAAGCCGAGCAGCAGGCCATTGACCAGCCCGGTCGCCGGGTCCGCGTCGTAGGTGCCGGCGATCCGTGCCGACTGCAGCGGCACCGTCAGGCTGCCGAGTTGGAACATCGGCGCGTCGAACGCGCCGGTGGCGAAACACGGCCCGTCGACCGCGGCCGGTGGCGTCATATACGCATCGGTGACCGTGTTGGCGACGACGTCCAGACACGTGCCGGTCGCGGCGTTGGTGGCGGTCACCGAAATGCGCGGCGTGAGCGGGTCGGCCGTGCACTGGGTCATCGCCGGATCCGCGTTCGGCAGGCAGTTGCCGAACACGATGTCCATCGCGGTCGACTCGCCGTCCACCTGGTTGAGCGGCTTCATCACGTTCAAGATGGTCAGGTCGGCAAACCCGTCCATGTCGGCGTCCTGTTGAATCGCGTCGGGGAACACCGTGTTGTTGGCGGTGCTCGTCAGATCGGGACAATTGCCGTTGCCCGCGTCCCAGAAAATGTGCGGGTCGGCGAGCGACAGCGACACGATGCGGAACGCGGTGCGCTCGATTCGACAGTTTTCGTCGCAGTCGTCGGTGCCGAGTTCGCACTCCTGGGCGGGCGTGCCGCACGACGTCTCGCAGTCGCCGTCGGTGCGGTTGTTGCCGCCGTAGAACACCGGGCAGCACTCGTCGCCGGACACGGTCGCGGTCACCGGGTACTGCCAGCACTGCGCCTTGCACGTCCCCGCGCTGAGTAACAGCGCCCGCGTGCACGCATCGTCGGTAGGACACTCGGTCGGACACGCGCCCGGCTCGCCTGCGGCAATCGCGGTGTCGCACCGCTCGCCGCGCCCGGGCTGGAACGTGCCGTCGCCACACACCGCCG of Deltaproteobacteria bacterium contains these proteins:
- a CDS encoding DUF481 domain-containing protein, whose protein sequence is MACARVVSAAAGAQRVRRAHAARIPPGGPRVRPLSRAPPRPPAGAGRTPGMQRFRLPRRRRAAGNGRVRRMPRARTRRGARPRGRRRTVVGARAVSSCGPRRRVRCVPSHRCNGPRGRSGARQSSLRALSRRRHRIQDDRPRLQALPREVIQRDVMPRTIAFAFACALVGASAPAAAQIVNVQSLLADEPPEGLSGSITASADWRTGNTNLLALAAAPLVRFRSGDHVALATWRGELRQNKSAPDADFTTIVKKSFAHVRYRYRVRPRVVAEAFGQHVFDEFRRLRLRVVAGAGPKFDVVATGPLRLSVAVAYMIEIEELNDGYIDPDNDPPSASGIHHRASSYVVASYHLDDRVTIANTMYAQPRLDDPSDIRLLDDLALVVKLGDSVAITTALSLSYDSHPPTDDPADPATVSAVEAFDSALSSSLTVSF
- a CDS encoding sulfite exporter TauE/SafE family protein, which produces MTLVLDGHVVSVAAVTALGAGVGVVAGMFGVGGGFLMVPLMHVALGIPLPFAVGAALCQTIATGLAAFLRYRKLGLAEWRFDAIALAGSLVGVDAGTRLLLAMEGMGTVVVAGKPLAVQRAVVSGVYAVSFTVLAYVLWCKTTPGVDEEVQPGPLARIRLPPYIDLPAAGLRRVSAPAVAYTGLANGVLAGLLGIGGGIMMIPILLYGFGFHIRRAAGSGILIVLAVAVLATVQHAHYRTIHLGLVIPLMVGAALAAQVGANLTRTLPARTLRRGLAVVLLATVAALLFKLTR